A segment of the Prochlorococcus marinus str. MIT 9215 genome:
AAAAAAAGAACATTTTGAACATCTTCTCGAATTTTTGGATAGGCACAAATTTGATCATGTGGGAGTGTTTATTTTTTCTCCTGAGGTAGGAACTGCAGCTTTTGATTTACCAAATAAAGTATCCCCAGAGGTTGCAGAGGCAAGAAAAGATAACGTTATTTCAGTTCAACAAAATATCTCCAAAGATAAAAACCAGTCATATGTTGGTTCAAAAATGAAGATTTTGGTAGAAAAAATATCAGATAATAACGAATTAATAGGTCGGTCCTATAATTTTGCCCCTGAAATTGACGGAACAGTAATTTTATCTGTTAAGGATAAAATTGATTTGAAAAATTATAGTGGTAAATTTGTTGAAGCAAATATTTCTTTTGCGGATGAATATGATTTGTATGGAGAGACTCTTAAAATTTTATAGTTTTTTAAATTAATTTTACTGCTCTTAAGAGCTTATCTAATGCAAAAGCAGCTCCAAAACCAAAACCAATAAATGCAAAATAGAAAATGATGTTCATTAATTCTTTTATTTTTATTTAATTTAACATCAGATGAAAAGATTAGATTTTTTCGTTTAATTTCTTAATCTTGGATATACGGTAATCTTTTGTATAAACATTCTTCTGCTTTTTGTAGTTCCCGGCCTAAATATAGGGCATGGTCGAATCTGGTTATTAAGTCATTTCTTTCTTCAGTGATCATTATTCCAAGTTGTTTCGCACTAATACCTTTAAAAACTTCATTACTAACTCTTTTATTTTGAGAGTCGCATTTAATTGGTTCATTTGTTTCTGGGTCAAGCGCATATCCGTCATCATTAATATTATTTAGAAAGTGCTCTAAAATTATTTTGTTTTCTTCTAAATCTACTTTGATAATAAAATAACCGTTTGGATCTAAATCTATATATCTGTTGGATAGTTTATTGTCAATCATTGTTTTTTCATCGAAACTGTTCTGAGAATCCATTCTTAGAAGTTAATAAAAAACTATATTAATAATATAATCTTTGGTAAAGCCGAATAATTTTTTATTTGAAGGGTATAGATTTATTTTCAAAATCAATTTCCATCTCGGTTTGCTTATTCACTTCATTTAGCCAAGGATAAATTATATTTTCCATATTTTTGTCAAACCACTTATGC
Coding sequences within it:
- the petL gene encoding cytochrome b6-f complex subunit PetL, coding for MNIIFYFAFIGFGFGAAFALDKLLRAVKLI
- a CDS encoding DUF4346 domain-containing protein, producing MDSQNSFDEKTMIDNKLSNRYIDLDPNGYFIIKVDLEENKIILEHFLNNINDDGYALDPETNEPIKCDSQNKRVSNEVFKGISAKQLGIMITEERNDLITRFDHALYLGRELQKAEECLYKRLPYIQD